A window of the Acidobacteriota bacterium genome harbors these coding sequences:
- a CDS encoding class I SAM-dependent methyltransferase — protein MSGARVGHRDESHYSYTVYADRGMAERFDRARFSGPIGTLIAEAQERVLFEFLGDVRGQAIVDVGTGTGRAALAMAARGATVRGIDASAEMLAVARRRADQAGLDIEFTTGDAHALALPDGSVDAAVSLRVLMHTPGWDQCLAELCRVSRHRVIVDYPAARSLALLQSLARRAGLARDREAYRVFSGRTIRRAFAERGFRVTRVHRQFVLPIAVHKAIGSRAFTRASEGLLRGVGLLRLFGSPVTVLAERTPHVTHVARGTSHVAPRTSHVAPRTSHVAPRTSHVAPRT, from the coding sequence GTGAGCGGCGCACGTGTCGGGCATCGCGACGAGAGCCACTACAGCTACACGGTCTACGCGGATCGCGGGATGGCCGAGCGGTTCGACCGGGCGCGGTTCAGCGGCCCGATTGGGACCCTGATCGCCGAGGCGCAGGAACGCGTGCTCTTCGAGTTTCTTGGCGATGTCCGCGGCCAGGCGATCGTGGACGTCGGCACGGGCACCGGGCGCGCCGCGCTGGCGATGGCTGCGCGCGGGGCCACCGTGCGTGGGATCGACGCCTCGGCCGAGATGCTGGCGGTGGCGCGCCGGCGCGCGGACCAGGCGGGGCTCGACATCGAGTTCACGACGGGGGACGCGCACGCGCTGGCGCTGCCGGATGGCTCGGTGGACGCGGCGGTATCGCTGCGCGTGTTGATGCACACGCCCGGATGGGACCAGTGCCTCGCGGAGTTGTGCCGCGTGTCGCGCCACCGCGTCATCGTGGATTACCCGGCGGCGCGCAGCCTCGCGCTCCTGCAATCGCTCGCGCGGAGGGCCGGGCTGGCGCGCGACCGTGAAGCGTACCGCGTGTTCTCGGGCCGGACCATCCGTCGCGCGTTTGCGGAGCGCGGCTTCCGCGTGACGCGAGTCCACCGGCAGTTCGTGCTGCCGATCGCCGTGCACAAGGCGATCGGATCCCGCGCGTTCACGCGCGCGTCGGAAGGCCTGCTGCGCGGCGTCGGGCTGCTGCGGCTGTTCGGCTCGCCCGTCACGGTGCTGGCCGAGCGCACGCCGCACGTGACGCACGTGGCACGTGGCACGTCGCACGTGGCACCTCGCACGTCGCACGTGGCACCTCGCACGTCGCACGTGGCACCTCGCACGTCGCACGTGGCACCTCGCACGTGA
- a CDS encoding radical SAM protein, translated as MATNTFRLQYLAKTAAGVPRDLVNTFIATSLKAIRPTVLIYNCTWVCDARCEMCSNWKFGDRKSDMTLPQLGPVFEHPFWGAVENLNISGGEPTTRNDLPEMVEMFHRRLPRMRKVGINTTGLTPSRAIPMLTRIVEFCADKGLPISIRVSIDGVGDLHNQVRNVKRGFDKASQTIDAMQALAERHDNFQFGIASTIFATNLEDAENILAWARSRKLDIVFNMLRFTDAMLHNKELEEKIGFRTREEEYMRKFFLDRVQEESVLSGQTFMYMHYADMIANGYKRTMPCPFQRQGLLLNPNGDLFYCENSARLGNVLDTPAETLYFDSAHLAGREELKAKVCGTCLSPCQVNVGAMKQFIPYAKFLKRAYQVKRAPDKHASTLPAPTA; from the coding sequence ATGGCCACCAACACGTTCCGGCTGCAGTACCTCGCCAAGACGGCCGCGGGCGTCCCGCGCGACCTGGTCAATACCTTCATCGCGACCAGCCTGAAAGCCATCCGCCCGACGGTGCTCATCTACAACTGCACCTGGGTTTGCGATGCGCGCTGCGAGATGTGCAGCAACTGGAAGTTCGGCGACCGCAAGAGCGACATGACGCTCCCCCAGCTCGGGCCCGTCTTCGAGCACCCGTTCTGGGGCGCGGTCGAGAACCTGAACATTTCCGGCGGAGAACCGACCACGCGGAACGATCTGCCGGAGATGGTGGAAATGTTCCACCGCCGGCTGCCGCGGATGCGCAAGGTCGGCATCAACACGACCGGACTGACGCCGTCCCGCGCGATCCCGATGCTCACGCGCATCGTCGAGTTCTGCGCGGACAAGGGGCTCCCGATCAGCATCCGGGTCTCGATCGACGGCGTGGGGGACCTGCACAACCAGGTTCGCAACGTGAAGCGCGGTTTCGACAAGGCCTCGCAGACGATCGACGCGATGCAGGCGCTCGCGGAACGGCACGACAACTTCCAGTTCGGCATCGCGTCCACGATTTTCGCGACCAACCTGGAGGACGCCGAAAACATCCTCGCATGGGCCCGCTCCCGCAAGCTGGACATCGTGTTCAACATGCTGCGGTTCACCGACGCGATGCTCCACAACAAGGAGCTGGAGGAAAAGATCGGCTTCCGCACGCGCGAAGAGGAGTACATGCGGAAGTTCTTCCTGGATCGCGTCCAGGAGGAGTCGGTCCTCTCCGGACAGACGTTCATGTACATGCACTACGCGGACATGATCGCCAACGGCTACAAGCGCACGATGCCGTGTCCGTTCCAGCGCCAGGGGCTGCTGCTCAATCCCAACGGCGATCTGTTCTACTGCGAGAATTCCGCGAGGCTCGGGAACGTCCTCGACACGCCCGCCGAGACGCTGTACTTCGACAGCGCGCACCTCGCCGGGCGCGAGGAGCTGAAGGCGAAGGTGTGCGGCACGTGCCTGAGCCCGTGCCAGGTCAACGTCGGCGCGATGAAGCAGTTCATCCCGTATGCGAAGTTCCTGAAGCGCGCGTACCAGGTCAAGCGCGCACCGGACAAGCACGCGTCGACCCTGCCCGCCCCGACCGCGTGA
- a CDS encoding acyltransferase, with protein sequence MAVERTRIPRAQDEIFDARRSAREKYSALVVGRPGWGALLKHEIVTLVAQSVPGALGFALRKALYPALLGRCGRGVIFGQNVVLRHPHKIEIGDHVVIDDHCLLDAKGESNRGIRIASGAFVGRNTILSCKNGDIELHAGANIGFNCELFSASRVVVGEGTLVAAYCYLIGGDHDAADASKAVLEQGRVSRGVTVGAGAWLGAGVKVLDGVHIGDRAVIGAGAVVRSDVPAGATAVGIPARIVHEAGSAR encoded by the coding sequence ATGGCTGTAGAACGGACCCGCATTCCTCGCGCGCAGGACGAGATCTTCGACGCCCGGCGGTCGGCGCGTGAGAAGTACTCTGCGCTGGTGGTGGGACGGCCGGGGTGGGGCGCGCTGCTCAAACACGAGATCGTGACGCTCGTGGCGCAATCCGTCCCCGGTGCGCTCGGGTTTGCGCTGCGGAAGGCGCTCTACCCGGCCTTGCTCGGCCGATGCGGCCGCGGGGTGATCTTCGGCCAGAACGTCGTGCTGCGGCATCCGCACAAGATCGAAATCGGCGATCACGTGGTGATCGACGACCATTGCCTGCTGGACGCCAAAGGGGAGAGCAATCGCGGCATCCGGATCGCCAGCGGCGCGTTCGTCGGCCGCAACACGATTCTGTCGTGCAAGAACGGGGACATCGAGCTGCACGCCGGCGCGAACATCGGCTTCAACTGCGAGTTGTTCTCGGCCAGCCGCGTCGTCGTCGGGGAGGGCACGCTGGTGGCGGCGTACTGTTATTTGATCGGCGGCGATCATGATGCCGCGGACGCGTCGAAGGCGGTGCTCGAGCAGGGCCGGGTGTCGCGCGGCGTCACCGTGGGGGCCGGCGCGTGGCTGGGCGCGGGCGTGAAGGTGCTCGACGGCGTGCACATCGGCGACCGCGCGGTGATCGGCGCCGGCGCCGTTGTCCGGAGCGACGTGCCCGCCGGCGCAACCGCCGTCGGCATTCCCGCACGGATTGTTCATGAAGCGGGTTCTGCACGTTAG
- a CDS encoding NAD-dependent epimerase/dehydratase family protein produces the protein MTSTLVTGATGFTGGHLARRLAARGNRVRALVRAPARAADLAGAGVELVTGDLRDAASLDAALRGVEVAYNIAALYRQAGLPASTYRTVNAEAVALLVRRAAEAGVRRVVHCSTVGVHGDVEHPPASEDAPLRPGDVYQETKVEGERLGREAAAETGVELVIARPSGIYGPGDRRLLKLFRGVARQRFVILGDGKIFYHLTHVNDLCEGFRLCGEVPVAAGRTYILAGGEVTTLNELTRIIASEANVLPPRLHLPVWPFWIAGAVCEAVCAPLGVEPPLYRRRVDFFTKSRAFDITRARRELGYAPSVTLREGIRQTLGWYREHGWL, from the coding sequence GTGACTAGTACACTCGTCACCGGCGCGACGGGCTTCACGGGCGGTCATTTGGCGCGCCGGCTTGCGGCGCGAGGGAATCGCGTGCGCGCGCTCGTCAGGGCCCCTGCGCGTGCGGCGGACCTCGCCGGCGCGGGCGTCGAGCTGGTGACCGGCGACCTGCGCGACGCGGCATCGCTCGACGCGGCACTGCGCGGCGTCGAGGTGGCCTACAACATCGCGGCGCTCTACCGGCAGGCAGGATTGCCCGCGTCGACCTATCGCACGGTCAACGCGGAAGCGGTCGCCCTCCTGGTGCGGCGCGCGGCCGAGGCGGGCGTTCGTCGCGTGGTGCATTGCAGCACCGTGGGCGTGCACGGCGACGTGGAGCACCCGCCGGCGAGCGAGGACGCGCCACTCCGTCCTGGGGACGTCTACCAGGAAACGAAGGTGGAAGGGGAGCGGCTCGGCCGCGAGGCGGCAGCCGAGACGGGCGTCGAACTGGTCATCGCGCGGCCGAGCGGCATTTACGGGCCGGGTGACCGCCGGCTGTTGAAGCTGTTTCGCGGTGTGGCGCGGCAGCGGTTCGTGATTCTGGGCGACGGAAAGATTTTCTACCACCTCACGCATGTCAACGATCTGTGCGAGGGCTTCCGCCTGTGCGGTGAGGTGCCGGTTGCGGCCGGGCGGACATACATCCTCGCCGGCGGCGAGGTGACGACGTTGAACGAGCTGACGAGGATCATCGCCTCCGAAGCGAACGTACTGCCGCCGCGGCTGCATCTTCCCGTGTGGCCGTTCTGGATCGCCGGGGCGGTGTGCGAGGCCGTCTGTGCGCCGCTTGGAGTCGAGCCGCCGCTGTACCGCCGGCGCGTGGACTTCTTCACCAAGTCGCGGGCGTTCGACATCACGCGCGCCCGCCGGGAGCTGGGGTACGCCCCGAGCGTGACGCTGCGCGAGGGCATCCGCCAGACGCTCGGGTGGTATCGGGAGCACGGATGGCTGTAG
- a CDS encoding flippase-like domain-containing protein produces MRVGRHALLVALKLAVSVSLLSVLLRRADLGGIAAGLRQAEWSWIATALGLYFLMLAVSAWRWQQLLFAQGVDLPIGRLFESFLVATFFNNFLPSNVGGDVVRIADTARPAGSKTLATTVVLLDRGVGLLGLVLVAAVGATIARWSAREAGPVGATTLWAGLVAGTVVSLPVFLAPRTLHVLAGPIRRLHPEWIDERLDRLTGALVRFRQSPAAMAACFGGAVVVQLILVAFYYALARSLGIPIGFAQLSLLVPVSFLVQMAPISINGLGVREATFGLYFRQLGLPLHSALLLSLGGAAAIMAVSVAGAGAYIARLRRRQRIERP; encoded by the coding sequence ATGAGAGTCGGGCGTCATGCGCTGCTGGTTGCGCTCAAACTTGCGGTCAGCGTCAGCCTGCTCAGCGTGCTGCTGCGCCGGGCCGATCTCGGTGGAATTGCCGCCGGCCTGCGCCAGGCTGAATGGAGCTGGATTGCCACTGCGCTGGGCCTGTATTTCCTGATGCTGGCGGTCAGCGCCTGGCGGTGGCAGCAACTCCTGTTCGCGCAGGGCGTGGATCTTCCCATCGGGCGGCTTTTCGAGTCGTTCCTGGTCGCCACCTTCTTCAACAACTTCCTGCCAAGCAACGTGGGGGGCGACGTCGTCCGCATCGCGGACACGGCGCGTCCCGCCGGCTCAAAAACGCTGGCGACGACGGTTGTGCTCCTCGACCGGGGGGTGGGCCTGCTCGGCCTCGTGCTCGTCGCGGCGGTCGGCGCCACAATCGCGCGATGGTCGGCGAGGGAGGCGGGTCCCGTTGGCGCCACGACGCTTTGGGCCGGGCTGGTGGCCGGCACCGTGGTGTCGCTGCCGGTGTTTCTCGCGCCCAGGACGCTGCACGTGCTCGCGGGCCCCATCCGGCGGCTGCACCCGGAGTGGATCGACGAGCGACTGGACCGGCTGACCGGCGCGCTCGTCCGGTTCCGGCAATCGCCCGCCGCGATGGCCGCCTGCTTTGGCGGCGCTGTCGTGGTGCAGCTCATCCTGGTGGCGTTCTACTACGCGCTCGCGCGAAGCCTGGGGATTCCCATCGGGTTCGCGCAGTTGTCGCTGCTGGTGCCCGTCAGCTTTTTGGTGCAGATGGCGCCGATCTCGATCAACGGCTTGGGTGTGCGGGAAGCGACGTTCGGTTTGTACTTCCGCCAGCTCGGACTGCCCCTCCATTCCGCCCTGCTGCTCTCGCTGGGCGGCGCGGCGGCGATCATGGCCGTCTCGGTCGCGGGTGCGGGAGCGTACATCGCCCGTCTGCGGCGCAGGCAGCGCATCGAACGCCCTTGA
- a CDS encoding class I SAM-dependent methyltransferase, translated as MHEPTRADVLEHVRCVLCGSDDADLVYEAQYHLETDADLVEKFRASGDELLIDQVVRCRSCSLQYINPRLRGDLIVSGYTDGEDPTYVSQLDARERTFAGSLGAIERALGGKGRLLDIGTAAGAFVAAARKAGWDATGCEPNKWLAEFGSRHYGIHIRQGSVFDHDYEPGSFDVVTLWDVIEHTPDPVAVVEHCRTLLKPGGLLVINYPDVGSWIARALRRKWLFLISVHLFYFDRRTMSRLLGEHGFDVVLMRPHWQRLELDYVLQRGASLAPRLSSAARRLVSWLGASRLHVPYWLGQTLAIGRAVKLLVPVLLSDFSLIPVAEASWLSTLS; from the coding sequence ATGCATGAACCGACCCGGGCCGACGTGCTCGAGCACGTCAGATGCGTTCTCTGCGGATCGGACGACGCCGACCTCGTGTATGAGGCTCAGTACCATCTCGAAACCGACGCGGACCTGGTCGAGAAGTTCCGCGCCTCCGGCGACGAGCTGCTCATCGATCAGGTCGTGCGCTGCCGGTCCTGCTCCCTCCAGTACATCAACCCCCGTCTCCGCGGCGACCTCATTGTCTCCGGCTATACCGACGGGGAGGATCCCACGTACGTGTCGCAGCTCGACGCGCGCGAACGCACCTTTGCCGGCTCGCTCGGCGCCATCGAGCGCGCACTCGGCGGAAAGGGACGGTTGCTCGACATCGGGACGGCCGCCGGGGCGTTTGTCGCCGCGGCGCGCAAAGCCGGCTGGGACGCCACGGGGTGCGAGCCGAACAAGTGGCTCGCGGAGTTCGGCTCGCGGCACTACGGCATCCATATCCGCCAGGGCAGCGTCTTCGACCACGATTACGAGCCCGGCAGCTTCGACGTGGTGACGCTCTGGGACGTGATCGAGCACACGCCGGACCCCGTCGCGGTCGTGGAACACTGCCGCACCCTGCTCAAGCCGGGGGGCCTGCTCGTCATCAACTATCCGGACGTCGGGAGCTGGATCGCGCGCGCGCTGAGACGCAAGTGGCTGTTCCTCATTTCGGTCCACCTTTTCTATTTTGACCGGCGGACCATGTCGCGGTTGCTCGGCGAACACGGCTTCGACGTCGTCCTCATGCGACCACACTGGCAGCGCCTCGAACTCGACTACGTGCTCCAGCGAGGCGCCAGCCTCGCTCCTCGTCTCTCGTCGGCGGCGCGGCGGCTCGTGTCCTGGCTCGGCGCCAGCCGGCTGCATGTCCCCTACTGGCTGGGCCAGACGTTGGCGATCGGACGTGCGGTGAAGCTGCTCGTCCCTGTGCTACTCTCTGATTTCTCTCTGATCCCGGTCGCGGAGGCATCGTGGTTAAGCACTCTGTCCTGA
- a CDS encoding glycosyltransferase — translation MRILMIAPEPFFEPRGTPFSEYHRIRALLELGHTVDLVTYPFGRDVEMPGLRIFRSLRPPFLKHVRIGPSLAKIPLDLLLALTCVRRVLSERYDAVHSHEEGAAIGIVLAGLLGIPHLYDMHSSLPQQLTNFDFSRSRLVRRAFEWMERLVIRRSKVVIVICQNLVETVRAVSAGVPVVLIENAPGSGDVAESGAGASVRAALAPRGVGASTPVVLYTGTFEAYQGLDLLFNSFARVHRARPDARLLMVGGSPAQVAAAIAQTEAAGIRSATIFAGQRPAEEVPAYLDAASVLVSPRSSGTNTPLKIYQYLRSGRPIVATRLLTHTQVLDDDVAVLTEPTPDGFAAGILELIADPGRAAAVAARARALAETKYSYEAYLRRTRQACDWLAGPPAAPQVAAGGVA, via the coding sequence ATGCGGATTTTGATGATCGCACCGGAGCCGTTCTTCGAGCCCCGGGGCACTCCGTTCAGCGAGTATCACCGCATCCGTGCGTTGCTCGAGCTCGGCCATACGGTGGATCTCGTCACGTATCCGTTCGGTCGCGACGTCGAGATGCCCGGCCTGCGGATTTTCCGCTCGCTCCGCCCCCCGTTTCTGAAGCACGTGCGGATCGGGCCGTCGCTCGCGAAGATTCCGCTGGATCTGCTGTTGGCCCTCACGTGCGTCCGGCGTGTGTTGTCCGAGCGCTACGACGCGGTGCACTCGCACGAGGAGGGGGCCGCGATTGGGATCGTGCTGGCGGGGCTGCTCGGCATTCCGCACCTCTACGACATGCACTCGAGCCTGCCGCAGCAGCTCACGAATTTTGATTTCAGCCGCTCGCGCCTGGTGCGCCGCGCCTTCGAGTGGATGGAGCGGCTCGTCATCCGCCGCTCGAAGGTCGTCATCGTCATTTGCCAGAACCTGGTCGAGACCGTGCGCGCGGTCAGCGCCGGCGTTCCTGTCGTGTTGATTGAAAACGCGCCGGGTTCGGGGGACGTCGCCGAGTCGGGCGCGGGCGCGAGCGTGCGGGCGGCGCTCGCGCCGCGTGGTGTCGGCGCGTCGACGCCGGTCGTGCTGTATACGGGAACGTTCGAGGCTTACCAGGGGCTGGACCTGCTCTTCAACTCGTTCGCGCGCGTGCACCGCGCGCGGCCGGACGCGCGACTCCTGATGGTGGGGGGGAGCCCGGCGCAAGTCGCCGCGGCAATCGCGCAGACAGAGGCTGCGGGAATCCGGAGCGCGACGATCTTTGCCGGGCAGCGGCCCGCCGAAGAAGTGCCCGCGTATCTGGACGCCGCCAGCGTGCTGGTATCGCCGCGCAGCTCCGGCACCAACACGCCGCTGAAGATCTATCAGTACCTGCGTTCCGGCCGGCCCATCGTCGCCACGCGGCTTCTGACGCACACGCAGGTCCTCGACGATGACGTGGCGGTCCTGACCGAGCCGACGCCGGACGGTTTCGCAGCGGGGATTCTCGAGCTGATCGCCGACCCCGGGCGGGCCGCGGCGGTCGCTGCGCGGGCCCGGGCGCTCGCAGAGACGAAGTACAGCTACGAGGCGTATCTCCGGCGCACGCGCCAGGCCTGCGACTGGCTCGCGGGTCCCCCGGCGGCGCCGCAGGTCGCGGCCGGAGGCGTTGCGTGA
- a CDS encoding YvcK family protein — protein MVAVSPAQPQRSHLRVVLFSGGRGSGALTEQLVTNPRIALTVAINGYDDGASTGEVRRFLGDALGPSDFRKNAAHLTRLLGTRPVELVQLLDLRVDMDGDVRTAGERLIAAIDGQAAPADGPLASAARLAGALPVSLRGAVLERLRPFSRELQAGRPFRFCDCALGNVVFAGSFLLCARDFNRAVDDYCCGLMALPGGLIENVTDGRNAFLVGVDSDGRLLRSEEEIVDAKRRNRVEDIHLLDVAVSEEMRARLAADGRPAQDRFLREHSADRSVRLNPRLEPALADADLIVYAPGTQHSSLFPSYLTPGLSGAIARNLPAIKLLVTNIETDAEITGQSAVDIIDRAVFYLKEKGRLTIPTPCLITHYLVNDPRGGGPERPYVPLGRLESLEDPRLVRVGNYEEGITGRHDAAKILGPFVEAFLARWNDTQKVAVLFYEARTANKLVQSLLEMIRAGVRDLPLALTVFHDAPEPLDEPFAQSLGFAVRRLEGDESQRDRAFRKALADEHFDYVILFESSGMYNGEDVRTLASYLSMGRLDSVWGSRRLSVRDIEESYRLKYRRRAVAGAVSYLGSHALSLMYLGLYGRYVSDTLSAARAVRASDALAVPVPLTHKQANQHLLPILLGRKAEMFEVPVQFFSISPDQVRRTTAVDGLRAVGTVVRARFRGRA, from the coding sequence ATGGTCGCGGTGTCTCCCGCACAACCCCAGCGCTCGCACCTGCGCGTCGTGCTGTTCTCAGGCGGCCGCGGGTCGGGCGCGCTGACCGAGCAGCTTGTCACCAACCCCCGCATCGCGTTGACCGTTGCCATCAACGGGTACGATGACGGGGCATCGACAGGCGAGGTGCGCCGCTTCCTCGGAGACGCGCTGGGGCCGTCCGATTTCCGCAAGAACGCGGCTCATCTCACGCGGCTGCTCGGCACCCGGCCCGTGGAACTCGTCCAACTGCTGGATCTGCGCGTCGACATGGACGGCGACGTCCGCACGGCGGGGGAGCGCCTGATCGCGGCGATCGACGGTCAGGCCGCGCCTGCCGACGGCCCGCTGGCATCTGCGGCACGGCTCGCCGGCGCGCTGCCGGTGTCGCTTCGCGGTGCCGTCCTCGAGCGGCTGCGGCCGTTCAGCCGCGAGCTGCAGGCCGGCCGCCCGTTTCGCTTCTGCGATTGCGCGCTCGGCAACGTCGTGTTCGCAGGTTCGTTCCTCCTCTGCGCGCGTGACTTCAACAGGGCGGTCGACGACTACTGCTGCGGGCTGATGGCGCTTCCCGGCGGCCTGATCGAGAACGTCACCGACGGCAGGAACGCCTTCCTGGTCGGAGTAGACTCCGACGGACGGCTGCTGCGCAGCGAGGAGGAGATTGTCGACGCCAAGCGCCGCAACCGGGTCGAGGACATCCACCTCCTCGACGTCGCGGTCAGCGAAGAGATGCGCGCCCGGCTTGCGGCCGACGGCCGGCCGGCGCAGGACCGCTTTCTCCGGGAGCACTCCGCGGACCGGTCCGTGCGGTTGAACCCGCGCCTCGAACCGGCCTTGGCCGACGCCGATCTGATCGTGTACGCGCCCGGCACGCAGCACTCGAGCCTGTTTCCGTCCTACCTGACTCCGGGGTTGAGCGGCGCGATCGCGCGAAACCTGCCGGCGATCAAGCTGCTGGTGACCAACATCGAGACCGACGCGGAGATCACGGGCCAGAGCGCCGTCGACATCATCGACCGCGCGGTGTTCTATTTGAAGGAAAAAGGGCGGCTGACGATCCCGACGCCATGCCTGATCACGCACTACCTGGTCAACGATCCCCGCGGCGGCGGCCCTGAGCGGCCGTACGTTCCGCTGGGCCGCCTCGAGTCGCTCGAGGACCCGCGCCTGGTGCGCGTCGGCAATTATGAAGAAGGGATCACCGGCAGGCATGACGCCGCCAAGATCCTCGGGCCGTTCGTGGAGGCGTTTCTGGCCCGCTGGAACGACACGCAGAAGGTTGCGGTGCTCTTTTACGAGGCCCGGACCGCGAACAAGCTTGTGCAGAGCCTCCTCGAGATGATCCGCGCCGGCGTGCGCGACCTTCCCTTGGCACTGACCGTCTTTCACGACGCGCCGGAACCGCTCGACGAGCCATTCGCGCAGTCGCTCGGGTTCGCCGTACGGCGTCTCGAGGGGGATGAATCGCAGCGCGACCGGGCCTTCCGCAAGGCGCTCGCCGACGAGCATTTCGATTACGTCATCCTGTTCGAATCCTCGGGCATGTACAACGGCGAGGATGTCAGGACGCTGGCGTCCTATCTGAGCATGGGACGCCTTGACTCGGTGTGGGGCAGCCGCCGCCTGTCAGTGCGCGACATCGAAGAATCCTACCGCCTGAAATACCGGCGCCGCGCCGTGGCCGGCGCGGTGTCGTACCTCGGCAGCCACGCGCTGAGCCTGATGTATCTGGGCTTGTACGGTCGCTACGTGTCGGACACGCTCTCGGCGGCGCGCGCGGTGCGCGCCTCAGACGCGCTCGCCGTGCCGGTGCCGCTCACCCACAAACAGGCGAACCAGCACCTGCTGCCGATCCTGCTCGGGCGGAAGGCCGAGATGTTCGAGGTGCCCGTGCAGTTTTTCTCGATCTCTCCCGACCAGGTCCGGCGGACGACGGCCGTCGACGGCCTCCGCGCCGTCGGCACCGTCGTGCGCGCGCGTTTTCGCGGCCGGGCATGA
- a CDS encoding glycosyltransferase family 2 protein, which translates to MPAYNEERFIGTLLDRIRAVDLEPLGVGREIIVIDDHSSDRTPEIVAAVPGVTLKRLERNVGKGRAVREGIAIASGDLLIIQDADLEYDPRDYVPMLRALLERRGDIVYGSRYLAGGRHAGQSLAAYLGGRSLSLVARLFTGTYLSDTVTALKLFPRQELASLTLTTSGFELDHEITAKMLARGLKIVEVPISYFPRSRAEGKKIGVRDWFTGARTFFRFRNG; encoded by the coding sequence ATTCCCGCGTATAACGAGGAGCGCTTCATCGGGACGCTCCTGGACCGGATCCGTGCGGTGGATCTCGAGCCGCTCGGCGTCGGCAGGGAAATCATCGTCATTGACGATCACTCGAGCGATCGGACGCCGGAGATCGTCGCGGCGGTGCCGGGCGTGACGTTGAAGCGGCTGGAGCGGAACGTCGGGAAGGGACGCGCCGTCCGGGAAGGGATCGCGATCGCGAGCGGCGACCTGCTCATCATTCAGGATGCCGACCTCGAATACGACCCGCGGGATTACGTCCCCATGCTCCGCGCGCTGCTGGAGCGGCGTGGCGACATCGTGTACGGCAGCCGCTATCTCGCCGGCGGCCGGCATGCCGGCCAGTCGCTCGCCGCCTACCTCGGCGGCCGCAGCCTGAGCCTCGTCGCCCGGCTCTTCACCGGGACCTACCTGTCGGACACGGTGACCGCGCTGAAGCTGTTTCCGCGCCAGGAACTGGCGTCACTTACGCTGACGACCAGCGGGTTCGAGCTGGATCACGAGATCACGGCGAAGATGCTGGCGCGGGGGCTGAAGATCGTGGAAGTTCCCATTTCGTATTTTCCGCGTTCGCGGGCGGAGGGGAAGAAGATCGGCGTGCGCGACTGGTTCACCGGCGCCCGAACGTTCTTCCGGTTCAGGAACGGCTGA
- a CDS encoding outer membrane beta-barrel protein, translated as MRITSPIALAVGLTMFIGISASGQTPPSTEPPPPSPTPQIELAPPATTRPRQPAPDTPPAKPRFFVSVNGGYQIINQDIATETTFEAFEETATLSSAGELKSKPVFDASLAYQFSNRYGVGAAFSFYTTEDNVAVLARVPHPVFFDQVRVASFEASGVKHTSGALHLNGIWFVPFTRKIDFQVFAGPSIVFVKQDVVTGANLLSENPPFTEPRIDKITVTEQRKTTVGFNAGVDAAYAITPRIGVGATARYLFASADVDGLVDSVNVGGLQVLGGVRFRF; from the coding sequence ATGCGGATCACGAGCCCAATCGCACTGGCCGTCGGCCTGACCATGTTTATCGGCATCTCCGCTTCCGGGCAGACGCCCCCGTCCACCGAGCCGCCGCCGCCGTCCCCCACGCCGCAAATCGAACTGGCACCGCCGGCCACGACACGGCCTCGGCAGCCGGCGCCGGACACACCGCCCGCCAAGCCGCGGTTCTTCGTCAGCGTCAACGGCGGCTACCAGATCATCAACCAGGACATCGCGACCGAAACGACGTTCGAGGCGTTCGAGGAAACGGCGACGCTCAGCTCAGCCGGTGAACTCAAGAGCAAACCCGTCTTTGACGCCAGCCTCGCGTATCAGTTCAGCAATCGCTACGGCGTCGGCGCGGCCTTCTCGTTCTACACGACCGAGGATAACGTCGCGGTGCTCGCGCGCGTGCCGCATCCGGTCTTCTTCGACCAGGTCCGCGTCGCGAGCTTCGAGGCGTCCGGCGTGAAGCACACCTCGGGAGCGCTTCACCTCAACGGCATCTGGTTCGTGCCGTTCACCAGAAAAATCGACTTCCAGGTGTTCGCCGGGCCGTCGATCGTCTTCGTGAAGCAGGACGTGGTGACCGGGGCCAACCTGCTGTCCGAGAACCCTCCGTTCACCGAGCCGCGAATCGACAAGATCACGGTCACCGAGCAGAGGAAGACGACGGTCGGTTTCAACGCCGGCGTTGACGCCGCTTACGCCATCACGCCGCGCATCGGCGTCGGTGCCACCGCCAGGTACCTGTTTGCCTCTGCCGACGTGGACGGATTGGTGGATTCGGTGAACGTGGGCGGCCTGCAGGTCCTCGGCGGAGTGCGATTCCGCTTCTGA